The genomic DNA TTCTAGCCGGTTTGGCCGTGTCCTTTCTGTTCTCGGCCATCACAAACTATTTGATTTTTTCCGGCGACAATCGCGCGGCGCATTCGGTCATCTTCTGGATGCTTGGCGGGTTGGGCCTTGCACGGTGGGAGACATTCCCACTGGTTCTGACCGGACTGGCTCTGATCCTGAGTTATGCTCTTTACCGCAGTCGCTGGCTGGATGCCCTTTTAACCGGAGATTTCACGGCGTCCTCTCTTGGCATACCCGTTCAGGGCTTGCGATTTAGTATGTTCTTTGTCGCGGCATTGGCGACGGCGAGCTTTGTTTCCGTGGCCGGCGTTATTGGTTTTGTCGGGTTAATGGTCCCTCATATTGCACGGGGCATTGCCGGCACGCTGCACAGAAACCTGTTGATTACCTCAGCTATCGTCGGGGCGATCCTGCTGACGATGTCGGATATTCTGTCCCGCCTGCTTTTGGCCCCTCAAGAACTGCCCGTAGGTATCGTAACAACGTCGATCGGGTCTCTTTTTGTGTTCCTATATCTGTTCAAATCCGCGCGCGGTGATTGACGCCAGATATTGGCCTACGTGTCTGGTCCGTGTGACAAAAGCTCCTGCACCAAGGGATTAGGGAACCTGCGCTTGAACGTAATTGCGTGGAAGTTTTCCTTGATCTTCGGATGCTCATTTGCCTCGACCAAACGGCCCGAGTTCAGCTCATCCTGAACAACGATCGGAGCCACCAGAGCCAAGCCGATATCCTCGCGCGCCAAAAGCCGCATCATGGCCATATC from Ruegeria sp. HKCCD4315 includes the following:
- a CDS encoding iron ABC transporter permease, whose amino-acid sequence is MAHLGRSILLGAIVLIALLLLSIVYGTTNIPVRDVVAAIGLGTGLIDGDMSPLHRIVFDLRLPRALFAAVIGAGLGVVGVVLQTTTRNDLADPFLFGLSSGAAAGAVLVITVTGDVLGIWTLPLAAFCGGLIASGIVLALVQGLRTSAPEKLILAGLAVSFLFSAITNYLIFSGDNRAAHSVIFWMLGGLGLARWETFPLVLTGLALILSYALYRSRWLDALLTGDFTASSLGIPVQGLRFSMFFVAALATASFVSVAGVIGFVGLMVPHIARGIAGTLHRNLLITSAIVGAILLTMSDILSRLLLAPQELPVGIVTTSIGSLFVFLYLFKSARGD